One part of the Ziziphus jujuba cultivar Dongzao chromosome 2, ASM3175591v1 genome encodes these proteins:
- the LOC107419070 gene encoding dof zinc finger protein DOF5.4 encodes MQDIHSIGGGRFFGGGTGDRRLRPHHHQNHQALKCPRCDSLNTKFCYYNNYNLSQPRHFCKSCRRYWTKGGVLRNVPVGGGCRKTKRSKPKASSATTSTPSPPPPVALERKSNSHSSSESSSLTANNTNATATTEAVSAPSTSSASNLLNIQESKFFVAQNSNPSFESTLLEQGSDCGIFSEIGSFTSLITSSAATEAMPFGYSNISDISISPFRLNQQGQDNQVQQTQWHQQSQKAGMSISDQELKMQEITGGLLDQTAQVDLSGLQNRSGGGGFGSLGDWQPGGDQGLFDLTNTVDQTYWSQSQWTDQDHPSLYLP; translated from the coding sequence ATGCAAGACATTCATTCAATCGGAGGCGGTCGGTTCTTCGGAGGTGGTACTGGAGATCGGAGGCTGAGGCCGCATCACCATCAGAACCACCAGGCCTTGAAGTGCCCTCGTTGCGACTCGCTCAACACCAAATTCTGTTACTACAACAACTATAACCTCTCTCAGCCCCGCCACTTCTGCAAGAGCTGTCGCCGGTACTGGACCAAAGGCGGCGTGCTGAGAAACGTTCCCGTCGGTGGCGGTTGCAGGAAGACCAAACGGTCTAAACCGAAAGCTTCGTCGGCAACGACATCGACGCCGTCGCCTCCACCTCCGGTGGCTCTTGAACGGAAATCGAACTCACACTCCAGCAGCGAGAGCTCGAGCCTCACGGCCAATAACACCAACGCGACTGCCACAACCGAAGCGGTTTCGGCTCCTTCCACGAGCTCGGCTTCTAATTTACTGAACATTCAGGAGTCGAAATTCTTTGTCGCACAGAATTCGAACCCTAGCTTCGAGTCTACGTTGCTGGAGCAAGGTTCGGATTGTGGAATATTCTCGGAGATTGGGAGCTTCACGAGCTTGATCACGTCGTCGGCAGCGACGGAAGCAATGCCTTTCGGATACAGTAACATCTCGGATATTTCGATTTCGCCGTTCCGGTTGAATCAGCAAGGTCAGGACAATCAGGTTCAGCAGACTCAGTGGCATCAGCAAAGCCAGAAGGCCGGGATGAGCATATCTGATCAGGAATTGAAGATGCAAGAGATCACTGGCGGATTGCTCGATCAAACGGCACAAGTTGATTTATCAGGTTTGCAAAACAGATCTGGCGGTGGAGGTTTCGGATCCCTAGGGGATTGGCAACCGGGCGGGGATCAAGGTTTGTTTGATCTTACTAACACCGTTGATCAGACATACTGGAGCCAGAGTCAATGGACTGATCAAGATCACCCTAGTCTCTATCTCCCGTAA